Below is a genomic region from Candidatus Stygibacter australis.
AAACCTCAGAATGTGATGCTTAACAAAGATGGTGAGATCAAGATCATGGATTTTGGCATAGCAGAAACAGTGCGAACCAGCATGAGCCGCATCCAGAACAGTTCATCATCTGGCACATTGGTTTACATGAGTCCTGAACAGATCAAAGGAAAGGATGTTGGTAAAGAATCTGACATTTATTCCTTTGGAGCAATGCTCTATGAATTACTGTGCGGTCACCCTCCATTTTATAAAGGTGATGTAAATTTCCAGATTTTAAATGAAAAGCCAGAGTCATTAAATAATGTTTCAGAAGAATTTAAAGCAATAATCGATACCTGTCTTGAAAAAGATTACCGGGATAGATATTCAAACTTCGGTGAAATGTTTGACTTGCAATCTTATGAAGCTAAAATAAATTTGACTGATGAATCAGATAATTTAATGCAAGAAAAAAACAGAAATTATTCTTCAATCATGTCTTATGTAACTATCCTGTTTGAAACACAGCCAAAAGGTGCTTCAGTGATGATAGATGATGATATTATATTTGATGCACCTTTTAAGAGAAAACTGTCCCTTGGGAAACATAAGGTTTGGGTTCAATGTGATGGTTATTTCGATGTGACTGAAGAAATTATTGTAACTGAAAAATCTGAATCTTTTTTTGTGGATTTAAAATCAATATATGCTTCAATTTCTATCAAATCAAAAGTAAAGGATTTTCAGGTTTATTTGAATGAAGAAGAAATAAAATATTTTGACTCAATGATCACGGATTTAAACCCTAATTTTGATTATTCCTTTATGATAAAGCATGATGCTTGCTTTTATTATTTAGGAAATTATCGTCTATCCGAAGCTGAAAATAAAATGATCAAGTTTGATCCTGATGAATTTGGATTATTGAATATTACAACAGGTTATTGGTCTTTATTATTTACATCTGAAAGCGGAATTAAATTACCAGAAAACAATCAAATTAAATTAAAGCCAGGGAAATACAAAATAGAAGCTTCTATTGAAGATTTCCCAGAAATAACTGCTGTAATTTTCGCCAAAGAAACAAATATTATTGATTATGATGACTTAATACCCAAGAATAAATTAAGCATTGCCAAGGGAGATTTTGTTATAGAAGGAAAGCTCTATCATTTTGAAAGAGATGAATATCTTGACTTATCCACTGGAGAAGAATACGAAATATATCCAGGTAATGTGGAAATTAGACTA
It encodes:
- a CDS encoding serine/threonine-protein kinase, producing MPFCKKCGNKLESDAAFCPECGTPTSNTKSSQKKVEETTDDYKTQLRGKPQSYGVLNLENLPEGHIIDERYEIKEKVGQGGFGAVYRVYDKKMNIDKALKIIPEAIVSDEEAMADLQAEARTMISLNHNSIVRVYDFHDTGAVKYIDMEFVEGKTLTKVKLEHPNKQVPEVKVKELAIKIADGLAYAHSKGIIHKDIKPQNVMLNKDGEIKIMDFGIAETVRTSMSRIQNSSSSGTLVYMSPEQIKGKDVGKESDIYSFGAMLYELLCGHPPFYKGDVNFQILNEKPESLNNVSEEFKAIIDTCLEKDYRDRYSNFGEMFDLQSYEAKINLTDESDNLMQEKNRNYSSIMSYVTILFETQPKGASVMIDDDIIFDAPFKRKLSLGKHKVWVQCDGYFDVTEEIIVTEKSESFFVDLKSIYASISIKSKVKDFQVYLNEEEIKYFDSMITDLNPNFDYSFMIKHDACFYYLGNYRLSEAENKMIKFDPDEFGLLNITTGYWSLLFTSESGIKLPENNQIKLKPGKYKIEASIEDFPEITAVIFAKETNIIDYDDLIPKNKLSIAKGDFVIEGKLYHFERDEYLDLSTGEEYEIYPGNVEIRLDKKYFVENFKLEIIHNIDIDICKLVSDKRKKTLSGCLGTLIGLFFSIFSLFFGFEHITNSSTLGGLVFLIIGFVILFACISYIIDHLKNM